In Excalfactoria chinensis isolate bCotChi1 chromosome 5, bCotChi1.hap2, whole genome shotgun sequence, a single genomic region encodes these proteins:
- the FGF3 gene encoding fibroblast growth factor 3, producing the protein MLVIWLLLLALLPEPRVPAATASPRAPRDAGGRGGVYEHLGGAPRRRKLYCATKYHLQIHPGGKINGTLEKNSVFSILEITAVDVGIVAIKGLFSGRYLAMNKRGRLYASENYNTECEFVERIHELGYNTYASRLYRTVPSGASTKRKASAERLWYVSVNGKGRPRRGFKTRRTQKSSLFLPRVLDSKDHEMVRLFHTNVRYRESLLKPPSKNQRKRRGR; encoded by the exons ATGCTCGTGATCTGGCTCCTGCTGCTCGCCCTGCTGCCCGAGCCGCGCGTCCCGGCCGCTACGGCCTCCCCGAGGGCCCCGCGGGATGCGGGGGGGCGCGGCGGCGTCTATGAGCATCTCGGGGGAGCGCCCCGTCGCAGGAAGCTCTACTGTGCCACCAAGTACCACCTGCAGATCCACCCCGGCGGCAAGATCAACGGCACCTTGGAGAAAAATAGCGTCTTTA gTATCCTTGAAATAACTGCTGTTGATGTCGGGATCGTCGCTATCAAGGGCTTGTTCTCTGGTAGATACCTGGCCATGAACAAAAGGGGCAGACTCTATGCATCA GAGAACTATAATACAGAATGTGAGTTTGTGGAAAGGATTCATGAACTGGGCTACAACACCTATGCATCCCGTCTGTACCGGACTGTACCCAGTGGAGCCAGCACCAAGCGCAAGGCCAGTGCAGAGAGACTCTGGTACGTCTCAGTCAATGGGAAAGGACGACCCAGAAGGGGCTTTAAAACACGCAGGACACAGAAATCCTCTCTCTTTCTGCCCAGAGTATTGGATAGCAAAGACCATGAAATGGTCCGACTGTTCCACACAAATGTGAGATACAGAGAGAGCCTCCTGAAACCTCCCAGTAAGAACCAGCGGAAAAGGAGAGGACGCTGA